DNA sequence from the Bacillus sp. 2205SS5-2 genome:
GGTTTCGATATACCATGGTTCTGTAATATGAAAGAGACTATCAATATCTTGGATTTCTACCTTCATTCCGAATCACCTACTAGTTCTACTATTTTAGTAACCAGTATGGACAGGGGTAAATCATTTTAAACAGCGAAGAAGCTATTAATTTCGCTCATATTTGTCATGATTATTTTCGGATTGAACCTTTCAACATATGGGTCGTTACCAATTGCAGCACATTTAGCCATTGTGTCTAATGCCACCAAGCTAAGAGGTCGCCTTTTCTCTAGCCATGCTTTCATCCTCTCCCAAGTCGGAAAGCATAGAGCTGCTAATCTACCCCAATTATCATGAAACGTTATACAATTGTGTTCAATCCAATCAAGCACTTCATTTGAGCGAAATCTATGCAAACACGAAAATACAGACATTATTAGTTCTTTATCGCTTAAAGATTGTAATTTTTCGAAAATGTATTTCAGACCTTCTTTGGCAGGTAAACTACTTGATGATGCCCAAGACAATTGGATCAGGAAATCAGCATCGTAGTTATTCCAAAGTTCTCTAACCCAATCAGAAGCAACATCACCAAGAACATCAGCTATTATTTCTAACATTCTTGATTTTACTTCATAATTTACAGTGTCATAAAATCGATATTTAACAGAATTTAATAGGGAAACTTTATCATGCTGTTTCAGAGCATAAATTACCTCATCCTCAAGGAACCATCTCGTAATTGAAAAATCTAACAACAATTCCAAATCATTTTTAACGCTTTCTAGTGTTGGTGCTATATCATTATCAGACACCTATACTTTTTCTTCTGGTTGAGTTGCTTCTCCATCATCATCATAAAAATCATCATGTAATAAGAATTTCTTTGGAGAATGAATAACCGCTAAGTTATACCACTCAATAGGTTTAAGAGAATATTTTACTAATTTATTACGACACTCCATACAAAGCCTGAAAGGTTGTTTTTCATCATCAGATTCCTCAACAATGCTTATTAGATTTATCTTACAGGATTCGCATACTTCAGTAGTAAACAAAACAACCACTCCTTTTTAACGTAATAACTACTCCACTTTTATCACAAAATTATAATAGGCGTCACCCAGAGATACGCTTTCTTTCTTTTCGTCCATCCAAATTACTCCATATAAAAAAAATAAACGCCTTTTGCAATAGGGGCTTTAAAAATACCATTATTAATACTAACATCTGTTTTTTTACTGTTATTTATCTGAATTAATCTGAACTTATTTGGGGGTGTTTCATAGTTCATATTTAACTTAATTGAATCTCCAGCTTTAACTATTATAGGTTCTTTTCCTTTTAGAATCTCTTCTGGTCCTGCTTTCTCCACACATTTATCTTGCCAACAATAAGTTCCTAAAGTAGTTTCTTGTGTTTTATTTTCTACTTCAATTTCAACGATTGGGGGGGTTTCTCCATTTAGTACATTCCCGGTAATTGAGTTAAAAATAAATATTAATATAGAGAATAACCCCAATAGAGTTAAGGATATTACAAGCCAATATTTCATTTGTATACCTCCATTTTTTATAACTTTTCACCTCAAGCTTTTATAAACCAAAAACGCGCCTCTATTTATAGAAACGCGCCTGATATAAATTTAATAACTAATATATATTGAGAATACTAGGGATAGGCCCTATTTTTTTGTGTATATAAATTTATATCTATTTTTTAAAATGATTTTGTATTAATTTCTTTACAGAATTCAAATCTCTTCCATAAATGGTATGTCAACACTAAATCAAACAATCTTTTTAAGGGCTAAGTTTCTATATTCTACTGGACTTAGATAGCCAAGTGTACTGTGCGAACGGATATTATTGTACCAATTGATATAATCAAAAAGTTCAAGATCAAGCTGGTTAAGGGTGCTAAAGTGAGCTCCGTTTATTAATTCAGTTTTTAAGATCTTAAATGTTGCTTCTGCCACCGCATTATCATATGGATTTCCTTTATGGCTCAAAGAGCGTTCAATCTGATATTTACTTAATAATTCATCAATGTTCACGTTTTTAAACTCAGATCCGCGATCTGTATGAAAGAGCTTCACATTCTCTAATGGCTGCTTAACCGTTGCGAAAGCACGTTGAACTAAAGCTGCGTCTTTGCGTTTTCCAACACTATAACCAACTATTGCTCTATTATATAAGTCAATTAAAAAACAGACGTAGTTCCAATGCTGGCCTACTTTGACGTACGTTAAGTCACTGACCAGTACAGTCATCTCTTCATCTACTTCAAATTCCCGATCTAACACGTTTCCAACGGAGTCTTCATTGGGGAGGGAACTCATTGGCTTGTAAGATGGCTGTGCATACTTTGATTGAATTCCAAGCTCTTCAATAGTCTACCAATACGGCGTCTAGATACCTTGTAACCAGCTTTTAAAAGCTTTCCTTTAATCTTGCGAGTTCCATATACTTTACGGTTTTCGTTAAAGATCTTTAGTATTTTTTCTTTTAATTCTTCTTCTTCTTTAGCTTTTTCTTGTTCTTTTTGAACCGCTATTTCAGCTTCATAATAAAAAGTACTTCGAGCTATTTGTAGGACTTCGCACATTGCTGATACCGAATAGAGGTGTCGATTTTTCTGAATCACTTCTATTTTCGTCCCATGATCAGCACGGCTTGCTTTAAAATATCAACTTCCATTTCTAACTGTTTATTTCTTTTTCTTAACTCAATCAATTCTTGTTCCTCAGGGCTTCGATTATCTTTCTCTTTGAACGAACCAGACTGTTGAAATTGAGTAATCCATCTGTCTAAAGCAGAAGCTGTTAATTCATATTCACGTACAATATCTTGACGACTTTTTCCACCCTCATATAAAGCAACCACTTGCTTCTTAAACTCTGTGGTAAACGTTCTTCTTTTTTTGGACATAGTAGATTCGCTCCTCACTTATTGTGTTTATTCTACTAGCCCTTATTTTTATTGTCCAACTAAGTGTAGCCTATTCAAATTTGCTAAGTCATAAACCCTTTTCATCTCATATTAGGGAAGCTGCTGTTCAGCGAACGCCCTCTTAATTTAAACATTTATAAGCGGCTAATTTGGGGATTGATTACCTTCTTTTATGAATTAGAATTGATACTTAAACCCACGCATTATTTTTCTTTTAATATTGAATACAGCCGATAAGCCTTATAGTAACTTCCACCTAAAAAGACAACCATTAATGCGGGAAGCAATTTCAAAAGAACAAAAGGAGTTTCAAATAACAGCGCTTTCCAAAATAAAGAACCTTCCATATTCCAAAGACCTTCATGATATAATCCCGAATCTCGATAGAACATAAAAGAATACGCTAGAAACACCATACCCAACCAAAATGAATATCCCATAAGTCTTTTATAATAATTAGCCTTTGATTGGCGGTCTGAGAAAATTTCATTTTGATCATCATTTTCCTTTTGCCAATATCGTATTCCACTAAGCCAATACCCCTTCAGATAGTTCCAACCGAAATCCTCATAGATCCCTTTGTATTCGTCGAATTTTTCTTTGGACAAATGATTTTGATAGTCAAGTCGCATAACATATCTTTTTTTGGTTTTTTCGAATGTGTATATCCCCAGGCCACTAATGTTTATGCAGCGATAGCCTTTTTGTAATTGCTCATTCAGCCAATGCTCTTCTTTTTCTATATTAAAGAAAACTTTAAACTTCTTCATTTGCTTCACTTCCTTCATACAAAGATAAAATATGCAATAGCCTATCTTGTTCCATCTTCAATATTTTTCTTCCTTCTGTCGTTATCTTATAAATCTTTCTCCTACCTGAACTTCCAACAGATTCAATCCAATCATGCTTATTCAAGT
Encoded proteins:
- a CDS encoding DUF2812 domain-containing protein — its product is MKKFKVFFNIEKEEHWLNEQLQKGYRCINISGLGIYTFEKTKKRYVMRLDYQNHLSKEKFDEYKGIYEDFGWNYLKGYWLSGIRYWQKENDDQNEIFSDRQSKANYYKRLMGYSFWLGMVFLAYSFMFYRDSGLYHEGLWNMEGSLFWKALLFETPFVLLKLLPALMVVFLGGSYYKAYRLYSILKEK
- a CDS encoding PadR family transcriptional regulator translates to MKHKLLPLSETMHYILLALREPLHGYAAMQKIEEISNGTVILAAGTLYGAIENLNKHDWIESVGSSGRRKIYKITTEGRKILKMEQDRLLHILSLYEGSEANEEV